tctgagctggaagtgatctccaaagctcctccactccaaccccctgcactcagcaggcacatcctccactagagcaggctgcccaccgccctgcccagctgcagtacctccagggatgggccccaaccacctccctgggcaacctgttgctatgttccagcagcctcctggtgtagaacttgttcctcacatccagtctcaatctgctctgctctcatttcaaaccacctCCCCATGTCCTTTGCAGACAGTGCCTCTATCTCCCTtcctgcactggcaggcagTTGTAAGgtgtgcctggagccttctcttctccaggctgaacactcacagttccctcagcctgtcctcctaacagagatgctccaaaccCCTGGCCATTTTCACAATGCACTTCAGTGacccacacctgccctggcatccATCCCCACATtgctttccagcctcaataCACCTCTCTGGTCCCtcccaggagggacagggacccaTCTGTGGCCAGGCCCAACCCTATCAGATGAAGAGCCCTACTGCAGTGCCTTTGATCCCTCAGGCAGCCCTGGGATGGGCAAAGCACTCCCAGTGGTGACTGTTTGGTGGGCTCCCAGTGCTGTTCATCCTCCCCAGATCCTGCCCAGTGCTGGAGGAACggagcagctccttcagctgccagcagctcccagtctaTTGACCTGCTTTAGGACTCTTTGGAAGAGATGaactttccccccacccccccaccccctctttctccctttttccagATCACTGACTCAGCAAATTACAACAAGGACATAATTTAGCAATAGGGCAGGTCTTGAAAGACACAGTGCCCCTCTCCCACAGTCCCCCTCTCCTCACCCCCACCACCCAAACAgagcttctccctctcccttcgcCCTTCCTGCAGAGCTGGTGCTAATGGAAGCACCTGGAATGTGCCCAAGGAAACAGGGGCCTGTCTCTTCAGGGTGCCCAGAGGATGGGCAATGCCCTCGTGCCAGCTGATCTGCTGCTGATGTTTtagcctctgcttggctctaGGGATGCACTCACAGGCTCGTGGTGGCATCAGCTGCCAGAAAAATCAAACCCTGAGGGCCTCAGCTCTGGTCTTGGCCCtaagcacccacagcaggctctgccagAGCGATGTGCCCTCACCTCTGCACCCATGCCCAGGCCCTGCTTGAATTGCAGACCTGTGCAGTGACCTTAGGTGTGGGACCCCACAAAGGCAGGTGGGTGACACCTCCCCAGCCAGGTGGCACCTCAACCCAACAGCAGCTTGCAGTGGCTCTCCTCTGAGGCCAAGGGCAACACCCATCAGGTGGCTGCGGTGGCAGTGACCAGGCACCCAAGTACCACTGCAATGTGCCCCATCAGGGGACCTGGGCACCTCCACATTCggccagtgcagcagcagcagaggtgctcacagctcagctgggTGCCAAAGCAGAGACCACAGATCCACTTGCTCCCTCGTGGGCTCATCCTGACCACCCCAGACTGGCACGGGGAGACCCAGCACAGGagatgctgcccagcacaggctgcagctgtttaccacccaaaggcagggactgctgagctcctgctgggaGCAAAGAGCAAGCCAAagggctgggctccagcagcatCACAACCACAGCTTTCACCATTGCCCACTGCCCTCAATCTCTGCCCTGAGAAGCCATCTCCTGCCTCCCCCATCCTGCCAGGTTAGAATCTGCTCCTCAAGTCAGCGAGCTGCAGCTTGCCCATGCCAAGGGAGGCTGGCATCGAACCTCAGCAGAGCCCCGCTGCTGCCCACGcctgccaaggcagagcagaaagccAGCGCGCCCAGGGACCCCAGGGAAGGAAAGCCCAGccctccttccccagccagcCAACCAACCGGCCAGCCCACCGCAGTGGGTGTgggagggcagagcctggcagccccGGGCAGAGCACACACCTCCCGGGGAGCACCGTGACTGGCGAAGGGGGAAGCAAAAGAAGTGCGAAGTACCAGGGCCAGGTCCGAACGCAGGAGCGCGGCCCGAGGAGGGGTTAGGGTGCCTGAGAGGGGCCGGTTAcctccagtgctgcagaagGCTTCTTTTTGAGTTCCTCACACTTTCTGAATTTGCAAATCTGGTGCCCAGTTTTGCGGTTCCTACAACTGCTGCACTGCTCGCAGTTTATCCGGCGGCGGCAGGGCGGGCACATGCCGCATCTTTTCCGTTTCTTTTTCCCCGAGTTGATGGCAGATGCCAACTCATTCTGCATGGGGTACTCTGCCAAGCCGGCCATATGGAGAGCGCTCTCCGCCAGAAAGACGCCGGCAGGGGTCATAATGAAAAGGCCTGGGTTGATGGGAAAAGCCCCCAGGTAAGGAAAATCGGAGGGGCCGTTCATTGTCTCTGCCGCCGAGACCGCCTCCATGTCGGAGAGACCAGTTCCGTGCTCGCTTGCTAGAGGGAGATGCTCCTGTACCACTCTTTTGAGCATTTCTGTCGACTGAGCAAACTGTTGTAGGGCGATCTGTCCTTCTGAGGAGATCTCCGACACCCGCTCCAGTTTGCTCAGCATGCTGGAGATGCTTTTGTGCTTTGAGGTAGAATGACTTTTATCCACGGCCGCTTCGCCGCCGTTAGCTAAGGAGTTGCCTTTCTCCGAATGTTCGCTTACTGAGCTGCTGCCGCCGAAGGTGGAGTAGTGGGAGAGCGGCCGGGACTTCTTAAGACTTTTGTTCAAAGGTTCACTTATTATCCCACTTTTGTTCCTCCTCTCGGAGCTGACAGGGGGGTGAGAGTCATCTTGGTTAGCTTTTTCCGGCTCTGGCTTGTTCCCAGTGTCTTGGTGGGAGCCCGAGTTTGACATGGTGCCCGGAGCGCGGCAGCGCAAACCCCCGGAGCGACtcgaaacaaaacaaaaaacgcttaaaaaaaaaacccggACAACCCCCGAACCCACCCCCGAGTGCCaaggcaaaaccaaaaaccgaaccaaaaaccaaaaccggACTCCCCCAAAAGCCCTGCtggaagcggcagcccccccagggAAGCTCAGACGGGAAGGCTCATCCGCGGGCGGCTCCTCCCGCGCCGGCTGCCTGCGGAGGACCTCGGCGGGGCTCTCAGAGCAGGGACATGCTCTGCGGCTCTGGGACACAACACGCGGCTCtgcaaggagaaaagaaaagccagTGAGAGCTGGCAAGGGCCGACAGAGCTTTTCAAAGCggctcttccctctccccctgccatgAAAAGTCTCAGCGCCGCGAACAAAGAAACTCCAGGGAACGGACCTCGCTGGAGATCCGTTCCGCTGCGCTTTCAAAGGGTCACCATCCAGACACAGATGGGGGTCACTGGGGAAGTCCTGGCCTGGGAGCAATGGCACCCTGCTGCTTAAaggctctctgtgcccagctctcctcccCCAGGAACTGCAGCCCCAGGCAAGTCGTCTCCTGCTCCGCTCCAGCGGCGTGTGGCCCCCCGCGCCGGATGGGACGGCAGGATgcccctcagccagcagctggagctcatGTCAGGGCTGCCCAGTCCCCATCCTGGGGCCACCTATGTTCCCGCAGTTCCCTGCACCCTGGCTCTCATAGCCCCCCCCGGACGATGCTGATCACCCAGctcaggccaggctgctcacttcaccctcttcctcctccttctcatcTTCCTATTGGACCCTTTGTTGCCTGGCCAGAGAAAGGAAGCCACACGGGGAGCTGCTGTGTCCACCTTCGAACCACACAGGGAGCCACAGCATCCACCTTCAAAACCCATCGTCAGCTGCAGTTTCCGCCGCCAAGTCTCATGTGGAGCTGCAGCGTCCACTTCCAAGCCGCTGCTGCATCCACCTTTAAGCTcccacagggagctgcagcatccaCTCCCAAGCTCCACGAGAAGCCACAGCATCCACCTCTAAACCGCACAGGGAGCTGCGGTGTCCATTTCCAAGCCCCAGTGCTGACCTCCTGCCACGTCCAGCGTGCCCTGCCCACATTCCCACCACAGGCACCCAGCTGcgctgctggaggctggagcTCAGCGGTGACGGCAAGAGCCCCTCCTCGGTGCTGTTCCCTGGAGCAAGGGAGACGCCACCATGCCTTGGGTGGCTGTGGGGCATCTGGGCCCAGCGTGGCAGCAAACACTTGTTGTGaaattccttctcctcccctcccgaGCACGCACGCACGCACAGGCACCGCCGGAGTAATCAGGCTTTAGAGGAGAAAAGCTGCAGGGCTTAGCGGAGCAGGAACCCACGTCCCCACCCCGGCAGCGGCTGGGGGGAGGGCAGCACCCGCAGGAGGCCCCCTCGCCTACCCTGTTCCCTCCACCctggctctccctgcagccttctggctGGACCCcaggcaaggaggcagccacgcGTGGAGAGCTCTGCTGGGACTCCTGCTCCTGTCCAGGGGTgatggcagcaggtggaggagcaTCCCTGCACCCCCTGCACCCTGCTCAGCTGTCACCCTTCGTCTCCCCTTCACCACAGCTGCGCCGCCACGCAGCACCAGCGACCCCGCCACAGCCCGGGACCCTGCCCCGCGGGCATCGCCGCTGAAACGCTGGTGGGGAAGAGGTGCCCAGAGCAAGCCCCGTGGTgctggcagaagcagccagcctGTCTCAGGCCGGTGCCAGCGCTGGTGTGCCTGCAGAGAGGCCCCCCCGCCCCCGCGCTGAAAAGCgcttgcttcagctgctgcGGGATTTAAGATGCAGCGCGGATCGATGCAGggctccagcctgcagctcgCCAGGACACGTGGGCGGGGCGGGCTGCGGCGGCAGCTCCGGCCCCATGCCCGGCCCCATGCCCGGCCCCATGCCCGCCCCACAGCGCTGCgcgccaggcagggctgctggcgaGGCTGGGGTGCAGCCTGAATGGgtgctggggtgctgctggggcaccCAGAGCTAGTGCGGGAGAGAATCAGGGAGACAGAATCGTAAAGGTTGGGAAAggctctgaggtcatccagtccaacgccagcccaaccccactgtgggcaccaaaccatggccccaggtgccatggccacaggtttcctggacacctccagccatagggactccaccacctccctgggcggcctgtgccaacccctcaccactctggcaccacagacattttcctcctctccaacctaaccctcccctggcacaattttgggccattgcctctccttccatcacctgatactgggaagcagagcccaacccccacctggctgcagcctcttctcagcgagctgcagagagcaatgagctctgccctcagcctcctctgctccatgccaacccccccagctccctcagctgcttctccccagctctgttctccagaccctgccccagctttggtgcccttttCTAGAACTCCTTCAACCccttaatgtccttcttggagtgaggagcccaaaactgaagccaggatTTGAGATTTGGCCTCcccagtccaggggcacaatccctgccctgctcctgctgcccacaccactgctgctctaggccaggctgctgctgcccttcttgcccacctgggcacaccctggctcaccttcagctgctggcacccagcacctccaggtctgaGCCTGAGCAGTtaccagccactctggcccaagcctggagccttcctggtgTTATTgtgccccaagtgcaggacccagcccttggctctcTTAAACCTCAtccctctgccctcagcctgctctgcacactaaccccccccccagctccctcaggtgcttctccccagcccacttctccagacccttctccacctttgctgcccttctctggacactctcgagcaggagctccagcagcgaGGTGGGGACCTGTCCCTGGGGGCGTTAGGACAGGTCCCACCTTCACGCCCCAAGCTcgtggtgccagggcaggaagaGCAGCGGGCAGGAGGATGTGAGATAAAGCCTCCCGGTGCCGTTATCTCGCGCCCGCCCGCGGCTGCCTttcctgtgcccctgtgcctctTCCGCCCGccgggcagagcaggagctgagagctggCCCGGCTGCGCCTGGGATTTGCCAGCCATGCCCACCTGAGGCTCAGCTGCCAAGGGGTCTCCCTACAGGATGTGCCGTGGGGCTGGAGGGGGACACCTTGTTGTGGCAAACGGGAAGGGCACCAGCCACGGTCTCCATCTCCACCAGTTCACATCTTActctgcaggcagcatcccACAGCTGCCCGCGAGTGCCACCCTGCCATACCCAGTGCTGCCCATGGCTCCAGTCCCCCACCAGTCGCAGCCTCCTCTAAGCAGGgctggtggctgcagagcctgggacGTGGCCCCACTGAGGCCACCTcagcccagccagcccagctcctctgccacccATGGGCACATCACCATGGCCCCTCTCAGCTCCAGCGctgcaaggcaatgccaagctgcTGGCTCAAGGTGCTGCATCAAGCTCTGCCAAGCCACGCCAAGCAGCACCACCACACGGTCCCACCATTGTCCCAACCACcactctgcctctgccagctcctgccacccgCAACAGCCCAGCAttgccctgcagcctcccagggcCACTGGGCGCCGTTGCCGTGCCAGGTGGAAAGGGTCTGCCTCCATGCTGTCTCCCCTCCAGGGACCCCAGGACCTGCTTGCTGGGAGCCACCAGGCTAATCTGCAGGACGGGGGGTGTCCCCCTGGCCCCAACACCACAGGACCACCCAGAGCAGCAAgtacctcagctgctcctcgccagcccctgcccactcAGGCTGCTAACTGCAgtgaggggggggaggaattAATGATCTTAATCCCTTCTTTATGACTGACCCGAGTAAAGACCCCAAGGGCCCCCCTGTCCCATCCCGTTCCTGCCCCTTTCCTGGCCCCCATCCCCCGGGGGAAGACGCCAGGCAGCGTCATCTGGGTCCCTGTCAGAAGGTGCTTAGCCCACACCGCCGCATTAAGGGGCACGTGATGGGCTCCCTCGCCCGGCTCTGTGCACCGGGCAGCTTAGCCTGGAGGGACGCCAGGGTTCAAGGGGACACCACCAAGGTCGGGAGGCCCCAACccacatccacaggctcctGTAAAGGCTCCTGCTCCCCTCGCTGCAAACGCCCTGCCAGGTACAGgctgagtcatggaatcatagaaccaagcaggctggcagagagctccaagctcccccagcccagcctagcacccagccctgcccaaccaaccagaccatggcactcagtgccccagccaggcttggcttcaacacctccagccacggccactccaccccctccctgggcagcccattccaatgccaatcactctctctgccaggagcttcctcctcacagccagcccagacctgccctggcacagcttgaagctgtgtccccttgttctgctgctggctgcccagcagcagagcccaacctcacctggctacagcctccctgctctgccctcagcctcctcttctgcaggctgcacccccccagctccctcagcctctcctcacagggctgtgctccaggcccctccccagccttgctgccctgctctgggcaccttccagcatctcagcagctgtcttgagctgagtggcccagaactggacacagcacccaaggtgctgagcacctgagcagtgctgagcacaggggagccCACAGGGTCTGAAAGGCAAGTGGCAGAGGGGCTCGAGTGACCAGCGAGCGACAGCAGCCAGGTGAGCCCAGCCCCCACtccaccctgcctgctcccaccagcacccaggtcataggttcatagaatggcttgagatggaaggggcctcaaagagcatccagtgccaaccctctgccatgggcagggacacctcccaccagtccaggctcctctgggccttatccagcctggtctggggcacctccagggaggttggggagcacagaagtgcAGAATGGGATTgatccccagcctctctgggcagcctgtgccagtctctccccaccctcactgccaacaatttctccctcatctccactctcactctccgctctcccagctcaaagccttgccctggcactcccagctcttgttacaagtcccttcccagctctcctgcagcctcttcaggtactgcaaagctgctctgaagtctctccagaaccttctcttctccaggctgaacagccccaactctcccagcctgtccagtcCAAGCTTTCAGCCTGGCCCCATAGGGTCGATTGCTCCATCCCTCTCACCATCCCATTTCCATGGATCACCCCAAaagtctccagcacctcagggtGGGAGGCTGGGGTGAGGCAGCATCACTACCCATGGTGCAGGCGGTGGAGAAAGGGAGCTCTCCTCCACTCAAGGCTTCCCCTGgagctcagcccagcaccacccccacgctccccctttgctctgccccgGGGCTCCATGCATCCCCACACAGGGGCTGACCTCAACTCTTCCTACCAGCTCCAAAAAGCTAAGGTTGCCAAAGTGTCTCTGGTGGTCCAGCGCCCGGAGAAGGCTCCGGCAGCTGCCAGACGGAGTGGCCCTGGCCGCGGGCAGCGTttcctggcagaggggagcaggtCGGTGCGTGGCTTCCCGGAACCAGCTGCCGTTCCCAGCGCTCTCCCCTGTGTCACTTCACCGCGGCGCCGGGAAGCACCAGCTCCTGCCGGCGGGAAGGAGCTCGGCTCGGAGAGGGAACTTCTGCTCCCTCTCCGTCTGAacggcagcagcctcctcccgGAGCCGCGCCGGGCGCTCCGCACGGAGGAGCGAGCAGCGAAGCCGCAGCGCAGCAGCTCCCGGGCACCAGAGACAAAGGCGAGCAGACAGCTCCGCTTCGCCCTGCTCCCTGGGCGCCGGGTGGGCACCAGGGGCGGCGGCTTTGTCTGCCCGGAGGAGGACGGAAGGGACCCCGGCGTCTTTTCAGCCCCCGGCAAGGCTCTCGCTGTCCCCTCCGCAGGGCTGTCGTCGCCGCTTCCTCCCCCTCGCCAAGGGCCCGGCACGGCCCCCACCTCCCCGCCACAGCCCCGGTGACGGACAGATGAACAGACGGGCAGATGG
The window above is part of the Pogoniulus pusillus isolate bPogPus1 chromosome 22, bPogPus1.pri, whole genome shotgun sequence genome. Proteins encoded here:
- the CXXC5 gene encoding CXXC-type zinc finger protein 5, giving the protein MSNSGSHQDTGNKPEPEKANQDDSHPPVSSERRNKSGIISEPLNKSLKKSRPLSHYSTFGGSSSVSEHSEKGNSLANGGEAAVDKSHSTSKHKSISSMLSKLERVSEISSEGQIALQQFAQSTEMLKRVVQEHLPLASEHGTGLSDMEAVSAAETMNGPSDFPYLGAFPINPGLFIMTPAGVFLAESALHMAGLAEYPMQNELASAINSGKKKRKRCGMCPPCRRRINCEQCSSCRNRKTGHQICKFRKCEELKKKPSAALEKVMLPTGAAFRWFQ